A single window of Jeotgalibacillus haloalkalitolerans DNA harbors:
- a CDS encoding type IA DNA topoisomerase, with product MFTVILAEKPSQAKSYADAFHTSRKTDGYFHIEDPLFPGGAAITWGFGHLVSLEEPQKYKPEWKRWKLDTLPMIPEEFKFTVPYAKRAQFNIVKGLLRKADQIVVATDSDREGENIARSIIEQAGMMHKPTKRLWINSLEKDVIRKGFQELRNGEDYLSLYDEAQTRQVSDWLVGMNISRLYTLLLQEKGVDGPFSLGRVQTPTLYMIWQRQHEIENFKPEPFFQLIADHKESGKAFQTKHKTTFKKREEAEDTLKQHGIENNAETKGTVVKAEKKLKKMQAPSLHSLSSLQAKMNRRYKYSPSNVLKTVQDLYEKKLVSYPRTDCQFITMSEFRYLSGQLDAMKAAAGTSFETAHPKPRPKYVQDSKVQEHYAIIPTKKVLTTDRIEKLKPMEKNIYNEILGSTLAMFHDDYHYEETQIDVDIQGLIFSVKGTVEKKRGWKELFSEKEKKDTILPALKTGDVIASVVNIKDDMTKPPKPYTEGQLITMMKTAGKMLEDEQDQAMLKEVEGIGTEATRASIIDTLKKQQYIKVTKNTVSVTDKGVTLCQVIGGTLLSSPEMTARWETYLKKIGRKEGSQEAFLNNIAKFIQHMITEAPKQMGNVKAVAGSAQKKSSVMPVCPRCKKGVMVDKGGFFGCSDYKQGCRQTLPKMLLKKKISDAQIKALCEKGKTGMIKGFKSKAGKTFSARLVLKDGKIEMEFK from the coding sequence TTGTTTACAGTCATTCTCGCAGAAAAACCTTCACAGGCAAAAAGCTATGCAGATGCTTTTCACACATCCAGAAAAACAGATGGCTATTTTCATATTGAAGATCCATTGTTCCCGGGCGGAGCGGCTATTACATGGGGATTCGGTCATTTAGTTTCATTAGAGGAACCTCAGAAGTACAAGCCTGAGTGGAAGCGGTGGAAGCTTGATACGCTGCCGATGATTCCGGAAGAATTTAAGTTTACAGTGCCATACGCAAAGCGTGCACAATTCAATATTGTCAAAGGACTTCTCAGAAAAGCAGATCAGATTGTTGTAGCGACTGACAGTGACAGAGAAGGGGAGAATATTGCAAGGTCCATTATTGAGCAGGCAGGAATGATGCATAAGCCGACAAAGCGTTTATGGATTAACTCGCTTGAAAAAGATGTGATCAGAAAAGGGTTTCAGGAGCTGCGTAATGGTGAAGATTATCTTTCACTATATGATGAAGCGCAGACGAGACAGGTCAGTGACTGGCTGGTCGGAATGAATATCTCAAGGCTTTACACATTGCTTTTACAGGAAAAAGGGGTAGATGGTCCATTCAGTCTCGGGCGTGTTCAGACGCCGACTTTATATATGATCTGGCAGAGGCAGCATGAGATTGAAAACTTTAAGCCTGAACCGTTCTTTCAGCTGATTGCGGACCATAAAGAGAGTGGAAAGGCTTTTCAGACAAAGCATAAAACCACTTTTAAAAAGAGAGAAGAAGCAGAAGATACGCTGAAGCAGCATGGGATCGAAAATAATGCTGAAACTAAAGGGACAGTCGTAAAAGCGGAGAAAAAGCTGAAGAAGATGCAGGCGCCGAGTCTGCACAGTCTGTCATCACTGCAGGCAAAAATGAACAGACGCTATAAATACAGTCCATCCAACGTACTGAAAACGGTGCAGGATCTGTATGAAAAAAAGCTGGTATCCTACCCGCGTACAGATTGTCAGTTCATCACGATGAGTGAATTCCGTTATTTATCCGGTCAGCTTGACGCTATGAAAGCTGCAGCAGGGACATCTTTTGAAACAGCTCACCCGAAGCCGCGGCCGAAGTATGTACAGGACAGCAAAGTACAGGAGCACTATGCGATTATTCCAACTAAAAAAGTGCTGACGACCGACAGAATTGAAAAACTGAAGCCAATGGAAAAAAACATTTATAACGAAATTCTCGGCAGCACCCTTGCAATGTTCCATGATGATTATCATTATGAAGAAACGCAGATTGATGTAGATATCCAGGGACTCATTTTCAGCGTGAAAGGAACAGTTGAGAAAAAGCGCGGCTGGAAAGAGCTGTTCAGCGAAAAGGAGAAAAAAGATACGATCCTCCCTGCGCTTAAAACAGGTGATGTAATCGCATCAGTTGTGAATATTAAAGATGATATGACAAAGCCGCCTAAACCGTACACAGAGGGTCAGCTCATCACGATGATGAAAACGGCCGGCAAAATGCTTGAAGATGAACAGGATCAGGCAATGCTGAAGGAAGTTGAAGGAATCGGCACAGAGGCGACCCGTGCTTCTATTATTGATACGTTAAAAAAGCAGCAGTATATTAAGGTGACAAAAAATACAGTTTCAGTCACAGACAAAGGTGTCACGCTCTGTCAGGTCATTGGAGGAACGCTGTTAAGCAGTCCTGAAATGACGGCGAGATGGGAAACGTATTTAAAAAAGATCGGCAGAAAAGAAGGTAGCCAGGAAGCCTTTTTAAACAATATCGCAAAATTCATTCAGCATATGATTACAGAAGCGCCCAAACAGATGGGAAATGTCAAAGCCGTTGCGGGAAGCGCTCAGAAAAAATCCTCTGTCATGCCTGTTTGTCCAAGGTGCAAAAAAGGCGTCATGGTGGATAAAGGCGGCTTCTTTGGGTGCAGTGATTACAAGCAGGGATGCAGACAGACGCTGCCTAAAATGCTCTTGAAAAAGAAAATCTCGGATGCGCAGATCAAGGCGCTTTGTGAAAAAGGAAAGACCGGGATGATCAAAGGATTTAAAAGTAAAGCAGGTAAAACATTCAGTGCCCGTCTGGTGTTAAAGGATGGGAAGATTGAAATGGAGTTTAAGTAA
- a CDS encoding alpha/beta hydrolase, with protein sequence MWKWETDGIAHGVIVMIHGELEHHARYGWLIEMWRARGYHVVMGDLPGQGMVKRTERGHIDSFKEYETAVGQWIEAAMLFNLPIFILGQGLGGLIAVRMMYKKKYEIAGLMLSNPSFAYEHTPSKFSHLLSGSLNRLSPEHRFTFGFTVQDATRNEEIIELDLEDPIYVSRVSVRWYREMLFAMKQTLAEDSEFPDIPLLLMQSGQNKLVDTAVGKKWLLSHNLNEFQYKEWTQCYHELFNEPERDEVFHYAESFVKNRLRSIGYDL encoded by the coding sequence GTGTGGAAATGGGAAACAGATGGAATTGCACATGGTGTGATCGTGATGATTCATGGGGAACTTGAGCATCATGCCAGATACGGCTGGTTAATTGAAATGTGGCGCGCGCGAGGCTATCACGTGGTAATGGGTGACCTGCCGGGGCAGGGAATGGTCAAGCGTACAGAAAGAGGACATATTGACTCTTTTAAAGAATATGAGACGGCGGTCGGCCAGTGGATTGAAGCAGCAATGTTATTTAACCTGCCTATCTTTATACTTGGGCAGGGACTGGGCGGCTTAATCGCAGTCAGAATGATGTATAAAAAGAAATATGAAATTGCCGGATTAATGCTGTCTAATCCAAGCTTTGCCTATGAGCATACACCGTCAAAGTTCAGTCATCTGCTTTCAGGCAGTCTGAACAGGTTATCGCCGGAGCACCGCTTTACCTTTGGCTTTACTGTGCAGGATGCTACGCGTAATGAAGAGATTATAGAGCTTGACCTCGAGGATCCTATTTACGTATCAAGGGTGTCAGTCAGATGGTACAGGGAAATGCTTTTTGCAATGAAACAGACATTGGCAGAGGACAGCGAATTTCCTGATATCCCGTTACTCTTAATGCAAAGCGGGCAGAATAAGCTTGTCGATACGGCAGTCGGGAAGAAATGGCTGCTCTCACATAACCTTAATGAATTTCAGTATAAAGAGTGGACACAATGTTATCATGAACTATTCAATGAACCAGAACGGGATGAAGTTTTTCACTACGCAGAATCATTTGTCAAAAATCGTTTAAGATCAATCGGCTATGATTTATAA
- a CDS encoding TIGR01212 family radical SAM protein (This family includes YhcC from E. coli K-12, an uncharacterized radical SAM protein.) codes for MATENPFQYAADNKRYHTWNYHLRNHFGHKVFKVALDGGFDCPNRDGTVAHGGCTFCSAAGSGDFAGNRVDPLEVQFNEIKTRMHRKWKEGKYMAYFQAFTNTHAPVEVLREKYEKVLGFEDVVGLSIATRPDCLPDDVVDYLAELNERTYLWVELGLQTVHESTADMINRAHDFECYKEGVKKLRDRGIRVCSHIINGLPGEDRDMMMETAKAVADLDVQGIKIHLLHLLKGTPMVKQYEKGQLEFMSQEDYVELVCDQLEILPPEMIIHRITGDGPIELMVGPMWSVNKWEVLTGIDRALIERGSCQGSKYVSGVRS; via the coding sequence TTGGCAACAGAAAACCCTTTTCAATATGCGGCTGATAATAAGCGCTATCATACATGGAACTATCATTTAAGAAATCATTTTGGACATAAAGTATTTAAGGTCGCGCTTGATGGCGGCTTTGACTGCCCGAACCGTGACGGCACTGTCGCGCATGGGGGCTGTACATTCTGCAGCGCTGCAGGATCCGGTGACTTCGCCGGAAACCGGGTTGATCCGCTTGAAGTGCAGTTTAACGAAATCAAGACGCGTATGCACCGCAAGTGGAAGGAAGGCAAGTATATGGCTTACTTCCAGGCATTTACAAATACACATGCACCTGTTGAAGTGCTTCGTGAAAAATATGAAAAAGTGCTCGGCTTTGAGGATGTCGTCGGCCTGTCGATCGCAACACGCCCTGACTGTCTTCCTGATGACGTTGTTGATTACCTGGCTGAGCTGAATGAAAGAACTTATCTGTGGGTTGAGCTAGGACTTCAGACAGTGCATGAATCAACAGCTGATATGATTAACCGCGCACACGATTTTGAATGCTATAAAGAAGGCGTTAAAAAGCTTCGTGACCGCGGGATCAGAGTCTGCTCTCACATTATTAACGGGCTTCCCGGTGAAGACCGTGACATGATGATGGAAACGGCTAAAGCTGTAGCTGACCTTGACGTACAGGGTATTAAAATCCATCTACTCCACCTGTTGAAAGGAACGCCGATGGTCAAGCAATATGAAAAAGGGCAGCTGGAATTCATGTCTCAGGAAGATTATGTCGAGTTAGTCTGCGATCAGCTGGAAATTCTTCCGCCTGAGATGATTATTCACCGCATTACAGGGGATGGACCGATCGAATTAATGGTTGGACCGATGTGGAGCGTAAATAAGTGGGAAGTACTGACTGGTATTGACCGTGCATTGATTGAAAGAGGCTCATGCCAGGGCAGCAAATATGTAAGCGGGGTGCGATCATGA
- a CDS encoding class I SAM-dependent methyltransferase, which translates to MNLDRILPYTRTLLERAVKPGEVVIDATVGNGNDTLFLARLVGEHGRVYGFDVQYEAIQETTTKLEEHELKNRVLLFNQGHETIEETLPPVHHGAVAGAIFNLGYLPGGDETIVTRPRTTIAAVEQCLSVMRSGGMMILVIYHGHPEGAVERDYLLRYCEKIDGLEAQVLRYQFINTQTPSPFILAIEKK; encoded by the coding sequence ATGAATCTGGACAGAATCCTTCCATATACAAGAACACTTTTAGAAAGAGCGGTTAAACCGGGGGAAGTGGTCATTGATGCCACAGTTGGAAATGGCAATGACACATTGTTTCTTGCACGGCTCGTCGGCGAGCATGGCAGGGTTTACGGATTTGATGTTCAGTATGAAGCCATCCAGGAAACAACGACCAAACTTGAAGAACATGAACTGAAAAACCGCGTCCTGTTATTTAATCAGGGACACGAAACGATTGAAGAAACCCTTCCACCCGTTCACCACGGGGCAGTTGCCGGTGCAATCTTTAACCTCGGTTATCTGCCTGGCGGTGATGAGACGATTGTCACAAGGCCGCGTACAACAATTGCCGCAGTTGAGCAGTGTCTGAGCGTCATGCGTTCAGGTGGCATGATGATTCTTGTGATTTATCACGGACATCCAGAAGGTGCAGTTGAGCGGGATTACCTGTTACGCTACTGCGAGAAAATTGATGGACTTGAAGCCCAGGTGCTGCGCTATCAGTTTATTAATACGCAGACACCATCACCGTTTATTCTGGCCATTGAAAAGAAATGA
- a CDS encoding potassium/proton antiporter, with product MLIESFGNDSFILLTGLLLITGILVAKFSNKWGLPALVLFIVIGMAVGSDGLGIVYFDDARAAQLIGIFSLVIILFEGGMQTKWETVRAVALPSLSLATFGVIITSGIVGYAAYLIFDVTLLEGLLFGAIVGSTDAAAVFSVLKERNIKAKMGATLEAESGTNDPMAVFLTLSFIELILNENSSIWGLIPSFILQMGAGLALGLILGRIASFALNRIKLDSSGLYPIFSVSFALLTYSVTAIIGGSGFLAVYVAALIIGNNELTYRYSIFQFNEGFAWMSQILMFIILGLLVFPGELFSVNIVISGLILSVILIFIARPIAVFLSVAGMKYKMKERIFISWAGLRGAVPIVLATFPVVAGLENGQLFFNVVFFIVLTSTLLQGSTISYVAKKLDLVGPKKDTPHHSLELISIGKANAEMIQFHTNRDVEIVGKKLKDLEFPHQATISAIVRNDQLISPYGETQIKAGDFLYILVNTKHKDEVKRLLEEKKKKPQDAAGK from the coding sequence ATGCTGATTGAATCGTTTGGTAATGATTCATTCATACTCCTTACAGGCTTACTGCTGATCACAGGTATACTGGTAGCGAAATTCTCCAATAAATGGGGGCTGCCGGCGCTTGTATTGTTTATTGTGATCGGGATGGCCGTTGGCAGTGATGGTCTTGGTATTGTTTATTTCGATGACGCCCGCGCAGCTCAGCTGATCGGGATTTTTTCACTGGTTATTATTCTTTTCGAAGGTGGTATGCAGACGAAGTGGGAAACTGTCCGCGCAGTTGCACTCCCTTCACTTTCGCTTGCTACATTCGGTGTCATCATAACTTCTGGCATTGTGGGGTATGCGGCATATTTGATATTTGATGTCACGCTGCTCGAAGGATTACTTTTCGGTGCAATTGTCGGGTCAACAGATGCTGCTGCGGTTTTCTCGGTTTTAAAGGAACGGAATATTAAAGCCAAAATGGGTGCTACACTCGAAGCGGAGTCTGGAACGAATGATCCAATGGCCGTTTTCCTGACCTTATCATTTATTGAACTGATTTTGAATGAAAACTCCTCGATCTGGGGTTTGATTCCTTCTTTTATTCTTCAGATGGGTGCGGGTCTTGCACTCGGACTGATTCTTGGACGAATCGCTTCTTTCGCACTGAATCGGATCAAGCTTGATTCAAGTGGACTTTATCCAATCTTTTCGGTTTCATTTGCACTATTAACTTACAGTGTTACTGCAATCATTGGCGGTAGTGGCTTTCTGGCAGTTTATGTGGCTGCATTAATTATAGGAAATAACGAATTAACGTACCGCTATTCTATTTTTCAGTTTAATGAGGGCTTCGCCTGGATGTCTCAGATCCTGATGTTTATTATCCTTGGGCTGCTAGTCTTCCCTGGTGAACTATTCTCTGTCAACATTGTCATCAGCGGACTGATTCTTTCAGTGATTCTGATCTTTATCGCCCGGCCGATTGCAGTTTTCTTATCAGTTGCAGGAATGAAATATAAAATGAAGGAAAGAATCTTCATTTCATGGGCCGGCTTAAGAGGGGCAGTCCCAATCGTTCTGGCAACATTCCCTGTCGTGGCAGGTCTTGAGAACGGTCAGCTTTTCTTTAATGTAGTATTCTTTATCGTCCTGACGTCTACATTACTTCAGGGCTCTACCATTTCTTATGTAGCAAAAAAGCTTGACCTTGTCGGACCGAAGAAAGATACGCCTCACCATTCTCTGGAGCTCATTTCGATTGGTAAAGCCAATGCGGAAATGATCCAGTTCCATACGAATAGAGACGTGGAAATCGTCGGGAAAAAGCTGAAGGATTTGGAATTCCCGCATCAGGCGACGATTAGTGCAATCGTGCGTAACGATCAGCTGATTAGCCCCTATGGTGAAACTCAGATCAAAGCTGGAGATTTCCTGTATATTCTTGTGAATACAAAGCATAAGGACGAAGTGAAGAGACTGCTTGAAGAGAAAAAGAAAAAGCCGCAGGACGCTGCCGGTAAATAA
- a CDS encoding LLM class flavin-dependent oxidoreductase has product MSLTLSILDQSSISEGGTAEQGLEQTVELAQLADRLGFKRFWVSEHHDTPTLAGSSPEVLIAHLAAKTERIKVGSGGVMLPHYSAYKVAENFKVLEGLTPGRIDVGIGRAPGGMPRASYALSDGKPRDVNRYPEQVAELLQYLHDDVPEDHPYGNIKATPVTQTVPDLWMLGSSPSSAALAAEMGVPYTFALFINGQGGPSYTQQYLRRFKPSKYYRKPKHSVAVFTICGETMGDAERIASSLDLSMVMLEQGMPSKGTPSPEKAMSYDYSHFERLRILENRKRMVIGDVDHVEKELHRLAEEYDTDEIMLTTIAYDFEDKLNSFKRIAERML; this is encoded by the coding sequence ATGTCATTGACATTAAGTATATTAGATCAGTCATCTATTTCTGAAGGAGGCACAGCAGAACAGGGGCTTGAGCAGACGGTTGAACTCGCACAGCTTGCTGACCGCCTTGGATTCAAGCGGTTCTGGGTATCTGAGCATCATGATACGCCGACACTCGCAGGGTCTTCCCCGGAAGTGCTGATTGCCCATTTAGCAGCGAAAACAGAACGGATCAAAGTAGGCTCAGGCGGTGTGATGCTGCCGCATTACAGTGCTTATAAAGTAGCTGAAAACTTTAAAGTGCTTGAAGGGTTGACACCGGGCCGGATTGATGTCGGTATCGGCCGTGCGCCAGGTGGAATGCCGAGAGCATCCTACGCACTGTCAGACGGGAAGCCGCGTGACGTGAACCGGTACCCTGAACAGGTTGCAGAACTGCTGCAATACCTGCATGATGACGTGCCAGAGGATCATCCATACGGCAACATTAAAGCGACACCAGTCACACAGACAGTTCCGGACCTCTGGATGCTCGGCTCAAGTCCATCCTCTGCGGCGCTTGCAGCTGAAATGGGTGTGCCCTATACATTTGCGCTGTTTATTAACGGACAGGGAGGACCGTCATATACCCAGCAATATCTGAGACGGTTTAAGCCTTCAAAATACTATCGCAAACCAAAGCACTCAGTTGCCGTATTTACAATCTGCGGTGAAACAATGGGGGATGCAGAGCGGATCGCATCAAGCCTTGATCTTTCTATGGTCATGCTGGAGCAGGGCATGCCATCTAAAGGCACACCAAGTCCTGAAAAAGCAATGTCTTATGACTACAGCCACTTTGAAAGGCTGCGTATCCTTGAGAACCGGAAGCGCATGGTCATTGGTGATGTTGATCATGTTGAAAAAGAACTGCACAGACTTGCAGAAGAATATGATACAGATGAAATTATGCTGACGACAATTGCGTATGATTTTGAGGATAAACTGAATTCATTTAAGCGGATTGCGGAGAGAATGCTGTAG
- a CDS encoding tetraprenyl-beta-curcumene synthase family protein translates to MAVPNEPLFLMNQVYRKVFPIVHRELYAWKQKALQIENEELRKQALDSLTDKAFHCEGGGILSLLALKGKRDAIEFIVAYQTISDYLDNLCDRSTSLDPEDFAALHQAMGDALTVGAVPGNYYQMRDDSENHYLAGLVTRCQEVLSRIPNYPLIKDELLYLSHIYCELQIHKHVAEEEREERLQQWFETHRSDFPEMEWFEFSACTGSTLGIFCLVSYALRPDFKPEYAAVIREGYFPYIQGLHILLDYFIDQEEDREEGDLNFCFYYKDPENLFKRLQHFVQEADRHTKKLPHSRFHMLINRGLLGVYLSDDKVNSQKKVRSLARKMIRSSGAVSFFFYINGRAYRNVMKVLSGSIYVKESRI, encoded by the coding sequence ATGGCAGTTCCGAATGAACCGTTATTTCTGATGAATCAGGTATACCGCAAAGTATTTCCGATTGTACACAGGGAGCTCTATGCCTGGAAACAAAAAGCTTTGCAGATTGAAAATGAGGAATTAAGGAAGCAGGCGCTCGACAGTCTGACAGATAAAGCTTTTCACTGTGAAGGCGGTGGAATACTGTCTCTATTGGCATTAAAAGGGAAGCGTGATGCCATTGAATTCATCGTGGCCTATCAGACGATCAGTGATTACCTTGATAATCTGTGTGACCGCAGTACTTCACTGGATCCGGAGGACTTTGCAGCACTTCATCAGGCAATGGGGGATGCGTTAACAGTCGGTGCGGTCCCGGGTAATTATTATCAAATGAGAGATGATAGTGAGAATCACTATTTAGCAGGACTGGTTACCCGCTGTCAGGAGGTTCTCTCGAGAATTCCGAACTATCCATTGATTAAGGATGAGTTACTTTATCTCTCGCATATTTACTGTGAGCTTCAGATCCATAAGCACGTTGCTGAGGAAGAAAGGGAAGAACGGCTGCAGCAGTGGTTTGAAACACACCGCAGTGACTTTCCTGAGATGGAATGGTTTGAGTTTTCAGCATGTACAGGCTCAACTCTCGGCATTTTCTGCCTTGTCTCCTATGCACTCAGACCGGATTTTAAACCTGAATATGCAGCTGTGATCAGGGAAGGGTATTTTCCTTACATACAGGGGCTTCACATTCTGCTCGATTATTTTATTGATCAGGAAGAAGATAGGGAAGAGGGGGATTTAAATTTCTGTTTTTACTATAAAGATCCTGAAAACCTCTTCAAAAGACTTCAGCATTTCGTCCAGGAGGCGGACAGACATACAAAGAAACTGCCGCACAGCAGATTCCACATGCTGATCAACAGGGGGCTTCTCGGCGTATATCTGTCTGACGATAAAGTGAACAGCCAGAAAAAGGTCCGTAGCCTTGCGAGAAAAATGATCCGTTCCAGTGGAGCAGTCAGCTTTTTCTTTTATATTAACGGAAGAGCATACAGAAATGTCATGAAGGTTCTGTCAGGGAGCATTTATGTAAAAGAAAGCCGTATATAA
- the metK gene encoding methionine adenosyltransferase, which yields MSVKRRLFTSESVTEGHPDKICDQISDSILDAILKDDPNARVACETSVTTGLVLVAGEISTSTYVDIPKIVRETIKEIGYTRAKYGFDADTCAVLTSIDEQSPDIAAGVDRALEDRESQMTDAEIESIGAGDQGLMFGYANNETAELMPLPISLAHKLSRRLTEVRKEDILPYLRPDGKTQVTVEYDENDKPVRVDTIVISTQHHPEVSLERIQRNLKEHVINHVVPAELIDEETKYFINPTGRFVIGGPQGDAGLTGRKIIVDTYGGYARHGGGAFSGKDATKVDRSGAYAARYVAKNIVAAGLADKCEVQLAYAIGVAQPVSISVNTFGTGKVEEDTLVELIRNHFDLRPAGIIKMLDLRRPIYKQTAAYGHFGRNDLDLPWERTDKADALKKDANV from the coding sequence ATGTCTGTTAAACGTCGTTTATTTACATCCGAGTCCGTAACTGAGGGACATCCGGATAAAATCTGTGATCAGATTTCTGATTCAATTCTTGATGCAATTCTGAAGGATGATCCGAATGCCCGCGTGGCGTGCGAAACTTCTGTTACAACCGGACTTGTTCTGGTAGCGGGAGAAATCTCAACTTCTACTTATGTAGATATCCCTAAGATCGTGCGTGAGACGATCAAGGAAATCGGTTATACACGTGCTAAATACGGTTTTGATGCGGATACTTGTGCAGTATTAACTTCTATTGATGAGCAGTCACCTGACATCGCTGCAGGAGTTGACCGTGCGCTTGAAGACCGTGAAAGCCAAATGACTGACGCTGAAATCGAATCAATCGGTGCCGGCGACCAGGGGCTTATGTTCGGTTATGCAAATAACGAAACAGCTGAATTGATGCCACTGCCAATTTCACTTGCACATAAACTGTCACGCCGTCTGACTGAAGTACGTAAAGAAGATATCCTTCCTTACCTTCGTCCTGATGGTAAGACACAGGTAACAGTTGAATATGATGAAAATGACAAGCCGGTTCGCGTAGATACAATTGTTATTTCAACACAGCACCACCCGGAAGTCAGTCTTGAGCGTATTCAGCGTAACCTGAAGGAGCACGTGATCAATCACGTGGTACCGGCAGAATTAATTGATGAAGAGACTAAATACTTCATCAACCCGACTGGACGCTTTGTAATCGGCGGACCTCAGGGAGATGCTGGTCTGACTGGCCGTAAGATCATCGTAGATACTTACGGTGGATATGCACGCCACGGCGGCGGTGCATTCTCAGGTAAGGATGCAACTAAAGTTGACCGTTCAGGTGCTTATGCTGCACGTTATGTTGCAAAGAACATTGTTGCAGCAGGCCTTGCTGATAAATGTGAAGTACAGCTTGCATACGCAATCGGCGTAGCGCAGCCTGTATCAATTTCTGTTAACACGTTCGGTACCGGTAAAGTGGAAGAGGATACACTGGTTGAGCTGATCCGTAATCACTTTGACCTTCGTCCTGCAGGCATTATTAAAATGCTTGACCTTCGCCGCCCGATCTACAAGCAGACAGCTGCTTACGGACACTTCGGCCGTAATGATCTTGACCTTCCATGGGAAAGAACAGACAAAGCAGATGCGCTGAAGAAAGACGCTAACGTATAA
- a CDS encoding gamma carbonic anhydrase, translating to MILSYKGHTPSIDESVYISKTSTVSGDVKIGPESSVWPGAVIRGDVSPTRIGQKVNIQDLSMLHQSPNLPLIIEDEVTIGHQVTLHSCTIRKHALIGMGSIILDGAEIGEGAFIGAGSLVPPGKKIPAGMMAFGRPAKVVREVNEEDRADMQRIVREYAEKAQAYKEAEKLHAGDDV from the coding sequence ATGATTCTTTCATATAAAGGACATACCCCTTCTATTGACGAAAGTGTATACATATCAAAAACATCCACTGTATCAGGGGATGTAAAAATCGGTCCTGAATCCAGCGTCTGGCCGGGAGCTGTTATACGCGGTGACGTATCCCCGACAAGAATCGGTCAAAAAGTAAATATTCAGGATCTGTCCATGCTGCATCAGAGTCCGAATCTTCCGCTCATCATTGAGGATGAAGTGACAATCGGGCATCAGGTAACCCTTCACAGCTGTACAATCCGGAAACACGCATTGATCGGAATGGGATCTATTATTCTCGATGGTGCAGAAATCGGAGAAGGCGCATTTATTGGAGCCGGCAGCCTCGTCCCACCCGGCAAAAAAATTCCTGCAGGGATGATGGCATTCGGGCGCCCGGCAAAAGTTGTGCGCGAAGTGAATGAAGAAGACCGTGCTGATATGCAGCGGATTGTGAGAGAATACGCTGAAAAAGCACAGGCTTATAAAGAGGCTGAAAAACTTCATGCTGGAGATGATGTCTAA